A region from the Beduinella massiliensis genome encodes:
- a CDS encoding pyridoxamine 5'-phosphate oxidase family protein yields MNEVVKFLTENPVQYLATVGRDGKAKCRPFMFCFERDGKLWFCTNNQKAVYKDLQQNPYVEISVSSPAFAWIRLNGKAVFEENLAVKEGCMNNPIVKSQYQTASNPIFVVFYLQDAKAVIADFSGNPPKQFEL; encoded by the coding sequence ATGAATGAAGTCGTTAAGTTCCTCACCGAAAATCCCGTACAGTATCTCGCGACCGTAGGCCGCGACGGCAAGGCCAAATGCCGCCCCTTTATGTTCTGCTTTGAGCGGGACGGGAAGCTTTGGTTTTGCACGAACAACCAGAAGGCGGTCTACAAGGACCTGCAGCAGAATCCTTATGTCGAAATCTCCGTTTCCAGCCCGGCGTTTGCCTGGATTCGCCTGAACGGCAAGGCCGTGTTTGAGGAGAATCTGGCGGTGAAGGAGGGCTGCATGAACAACCCCATCGTCAAAAGCCAGTATCAGACCGCCAGCAACCCCATTTTCGTGGTATTCTACTTGCAGGACGCAAAGGCTGTAATCGCTGATTTTTCTGGAAATCCGCCGAAGCAGTTTGAGCTTTGA